Proteins from a single region of Hordeum vulgare subsp. vulgare chromosome 6H, MorexV3_pseudomolecules_assembly, whole genome shotgun sequence:
- the LOC123402772 gene encoding uncharacterized protein LOC123402772 → MGAKVSCSSTHRGTLSQQQHQPAPVRVIAADGSLKELPASPRVAVSDVLAGEAASFFVCNSDALYFNEPPQALASDELLRPGQMYFLLPASVLGRPLSSADMAALAVRASAAIAAKRPERRRGGNKNLRVMPVREEVEDSEDDLFNEKLNERTLGEFAVSSSPAKKSSGKLAAPSRLRLKRALSIIQEASD, encoded by the coding sequence ATGGGCGCCAAGGTTTCCTGCTCTTCCACCCACCGAGGAACCCTCTCGCAGCAGCAACACCAGCCAGCGCCCGTCAGGGTCATCGCCGCCGACGGCTCGCTGAAGGAGCTCCCGGCCAGCCCCCGAGTCGCCGTCTCCGACGTTCTCGCCGGCGAGGCCGCCTCCTTCTTCGTGTGCAACTCCGACGCGCTCTATTTCAACGAGCCCCCACAGGCGCTGGCCTCCGACGAGCTGCTCCGGCCGGGACAAATGTACTTCCTGCTCCCGGCGTCGGTTCTCGGGCGGCCGCTCTCGAGCGCCGACATGGCCGCGCTGGCCGTGCGCGCGAGCGCGGCGATCGCGGCAAAGAGGCCTgagcggcggcgcggcggcaacAAGAACCTGCGCGTCATGCCCGTGCGCGAGGAGGTGGAAGACAGCGAGGATGACCTGTTCAACGAGAAGCTTAACGAGCGGACGCTCGGGGAGTTCGCGGTGTCGTCAAGTCCGGCGAAGAAGAGCAGCGGGAAGCTCGCCGCCCCGTCGCGGCTGAGGCTGAAGCGTGCTCTGAGCATCATCCAGGAGGCTTCTGACTGA